From a region of the Tursiops truncatus isolate mTurTru1 chromosome 13, mTurTru1.mat.Y, whole genome shotgun sequence genome:
- the PPP4R1 gene encoding serine/threonine-protein phosphatase 4 regulatory subunit 1 isoform X1, with protein MADLTLLQEDLPEDADGFGVDDCSSESDVIVVPSALDFVSQDDMLTPLGRLDKYAASENVFNRQMVARSLLDTLREVCDDERDCIAVLERISRLADDSEPTVRAELMEQVPHIALFCQENRPAIPYAFSKYLLPIVVRYLADQNNQVRKTSQAALLALLEQELIERFDVETKVCPVLVELTAPDSNDDVKTEAVAIMCKMAPMVGKDITERLILPRFCEMCCDCRMFHVRKVCAANFGDICSVVGQQATEEMLLPRFFQLCSDNVWGVRKACAECFMAVSCATCQEIRRTKLSALFINLISDPSRWVRQAAFQSLGPFISTFANPSSSGQYFKEENKSSEDTSVEDKTRTRDEEVPEDAQIRLEDVPTDPTVFNSSVKLEGALDPDIGAESPRKPPGDSSLPCPLSSEPHQEAASNEDDKKPGTCRSASQLEVGASAQDSAPLDQELYNSFHFWRTPLPEIDLDVELEQGSGNELGPEGLEGTPEATAPASANITTATRKELEEMIENLEPHIDDPDVKAQVDVLAAALRASSLDTCDEASEAARRAPQDELLGCRLDHGTAGPLTSETVENMESALRYIHDDSDSGTSGGFSPDEERRAKVQDVVPQALLDQYLSMTDPSRAQTVDTEIAKHCAYSLPGVALTLGRQNWHCLRETYETLASDMQWKVRRTLAFSIHELAVILGDQLTAADLVPIFNGFLKDLDEVRIGVLKHLHDFLKLLHIDKRREYLYQLQEFLVTDNSRNWRFRAELAEQLILLLELYSPRDIYDYLRPIALNLCADKVSSVRWISYKLVGEMVRKLHRAAPPTFGVDLIRELVENFGRCPRWSGRQAFVFVCQTVIEDECLPMDQFAVHLMPHLLTLANDRVPNVRVLLAKTLRQTLLEKEYFLTSASCHQEAVEQTIMALQMDCDSDVKYFASIHPASTKISEDAMSTASSTY; from the exons TTGGTGTGGATGACTGCAGCTCAGAGTCTGATGTGATTGTTGTACCTTCAGCCCTGGACTTTGTCTCACAAGATGACATGTTGACGCCCCTGGGGAGACTGGACAAGTATGCTGCGAGTGAGAACGTATTTAACAG aCAAATGGTGGCCCGGAGTCTGCTGGACACACTGAGGGAAGTCTGCGATGATGAGAGAGATTGTATTGCTGTTTTGGAAAGAATAAGCAGATTAGCTGATGATTCAG AACCAACTGTGAGAGCAGAGCTGATGGAGCAGGTGCCTCACATCGCCTTGTTTTGTCAAGAAAACCGGCCTGCGATCCCGTACGCTTTTTCCAAGTACTTGCTACCCATTGTGGTTAGATATCTCGCAGATCAGAATAACCAG GTCAGGAAAACGAGTCAGGCGGCCTTGCTGGCCCTGCTGGAGCAGGAGTTAATTGAGCGGTTTGATGTGGAGACCAAAGTGTGCCCCGTCCTCGTGGAGCTGACCGCCCCCGACAGCAATGACGACGTGAAGACAGAAGCTGTGGCT ATAATGTGCAAAATGGCTCCCATGGTTGGGAAGGACATCACAGAGCGTCTTATCCTCCCTAGGTTTTGTGAGATGTGCTGTGATTGCAGAATGTTTCATGTTCGaaag GTCTGTGCTGCCAATTTTGGAGATATTTGCAGCGTAGTTGGCCAGCAAGCTACTGAGGAAATGTTG CTGCCCAGGTTTTTCCAGCTCTGTTCCGATAACGTGTGGGGAGTCCGCAAGGCCTGTGCTGAGTGCTTCATGGCGGTTTCTTGTGCAACATGTCAAGAAATTCGACGGACTAAATTATCAGCACTATTTATTAATTTGATCAGTGATCCTTCACGTTGG GTTCGGCAAGCAGCTTTTCAGTCTCTGGGACCTTTCATATCTACCTTTGCTAATCCATCTAGCTCAGGCcagtattttaaagaagaaaacaaaagttcaGAAGATACATCAGTAGAAGACAAAACtag GACCAGAGATGAAGAAGTCCCAGAGGATGCACAGATCAGGCTAGAGGATGTTCCTACAGACCCCACTGTTTTTAATTCCAGTGTCAAACTGGAAGGTGCGCTGGACCCGGACATCGGTGCTGAAAGCCCTAGGAAGCCTCCAGGGGACAGCTCATTACCTTGTCCTTTGTCCTCAGAGCCTCATCAGGAGGCAGCTAGTAATGAGGATGATAAAAAGCCTGGCACCTGCAGGTCTGCCTCTCAGTTGGAGGTGGGCGCCAGTGCGCAGGACTCAGCTCCCCTGGATCAGGAGTTGTACAACTCCTTCCACTTCTGGAGGACTCCTCTTCCCGAAATAGATCTAGATGTGGAGCTGGAGCAGGGCTCTGGGAACGAACTCGGCCCCGAGGGGCTGGAGGGAACGCCGGAAGCCACCGCCCCGGCTTCTGCAAACATCACCACGGCCACCAGAAAGGAACTGGAAGAGATGATAGAAAATCTGGAGCCGCACATTGACGACCCCGACGTGAAAG CGCAGGTGGACGTGCTGGCCGCCGCCCTGCGCGCCTCCAGCCTGGACACCTGCGACGAGGCCAGCGAGGCTGCCCGGAGGGCCCCGCAGGATGAGCTCCTTGGCTGCAGACTTGACCATGGCACCGCCGGGCCTTTGACGAGCGAGACAGTCGAG AATATGGAGTCCGCCCTTCGCTATATTCATGATGATTCAGACTCGGGCACCAGTGGTGGTTTTAGCCCCGATGAGGAAAGGAGAGCTAAAGTGCAG GACGTTGTGCCCCAGGCCCTGCTGGATCAGTATCTCTCCATGACCGACCCCTCCCGGGCGCAGACAGTGGACACGGAGATCGCCAAGCACTGCGCGTACAGCCTGCCGGGCGTGGCACTGACGCTGGGCCGGCAGAACTGGCACTGCCTGCGCGAGACCTACGAGACGCTGGCCTCCGACATGCAG TGGAAAGTTCGAAGGACCTTAGCCTTCTCCATCCACGAACTTGCAGTCATCCTTGGAGATCAGTTGACAGCTGCAGATCTGGTTCcaatttttaatggatttttaaaagacctCGATGAAGTCAGGATAGGTGTCCTTAAACACTTGCATGATTTTCTGAAG CTTCTTCATATTGACAAAAGAAGAGAATATCTGTATCAACTTCAGGAGTTTTTGGTGACAGACAATAGTAGAAACTGGCGCTTTCGAGCTGAACTGGCTGA ACAGCTGATCTTACTTCTAGAGTTATACAGCCCCAGAGACATTTATGATTATCTACGCCCCATTGCCCTGAATCTGTGTGCAGATAAAGTTTCTTCTGTTCGTTGGATTTCCTACAAGTTG GTTGGCGAGATGGTGCGTAAGCTGCACCGGGCCGCGCCGCCCACCTTCGGGGTGGACCTCATCCGCGAGCTGGTGGAGAACTTCGGCCGCTGTCCCCGGTGGTCCGGGCGGCAGGCCTTCGTCTTTGTCTGCCAG ACCGTCATTGAAGATGAATGCCTGCCCATGGACCAGTTCGCTGTGCATCTGATGCCACACCTGCTCACCTTGGCAAACGACAGGGTTCCGAATGTCCGCGTGCTCCTCGCGAAGACGCTGCGACAAACTCTGCTAGAAAAAG AGTATT
- the PPP4R1 gene encoding serine/threonine-protein phosphatase 4 regulatory subunit 1 isoform X2, whose product MLTPLGRLDKYAASENVFNRQMVARSLLDTLREVCDDERDCIAVLERISRLADDSEPTVRAELMEQVPHIALFCQENRPAIPYAFSKYLLPIVVRYLADQNNQVRKTSQAALLALLEQELIERFDVETKVCPVLVELTAPDSNDDVKTEAVAIMCKMAPMVGKDITERLILPRFCEMCCDCRMFHVRKVCAANFGDICSVVGQQATEEMLLPRFFQLCSDNVWGVRKACAECFMAVSCATCQEIRRTKLSALFINLISDPSRWVRQAAFQSLGPFISTFANPSSSGQYFKEENKSSEDTSVEDKTRTRDEEVPEDAQIRLEDVPTDPTVFNSSVKLEGALDPDIGAESPRKPPGDSSLPCPLSSEPHQEAASNEDDKKPGTCRSASQLEVGASAQDSAPLDQELYNSFHFWRTPLPEIDLDVELEQGSGNELGPEGLEGTPEATAPASANITTATRKELEEMIENLEPHIDDPDVKDGFIQHHLSSTYSVPATLPGSEYIPAADQTEIPASESTEAQVDVLAAALRASSLDTCDEASEAARRAPQDELLGCRLDHGTAGPLTSETVEQNMESALRYIHDDSDSGTSGGFSPDEERRAKVQDVVPQALLDQYLSMTDPSRAQTVDTEIAKHCAYSLPGVALTLGRQNWHCLRETYETLASDMQWKVRRTLAFSIHELAVILGDQLTAADLVPIFNGFLKDLDEVRIGVLKHLHDFLKLLHIDKRREYLYQLQEFLVTDNSRNWRFRAELAEQLILLLELYSPRDIYDYLRPIALNLCADKVSSVRWISYKLVGEMVRKLHRAAPPTFGVDLIRELVENFGRCPRWSGRQAFVFVCQTVIEDECLPMDQFAVHLMPHLLTLANDRVPNVRVLLAKTLRQTLLEKEYFLTSASCHQEAVEQTIMALQMDCDSDVKYFASIHPASTKISEDAMSTASSTY is encoded by the exons ATGTTGACGCCCCTGGGGAGACTGGACAAGTATGCTGCGAGTGAGAACGTATTTAACAG aCAAATGGTGGCCCGGAGTCTGCTGGACACACTGAGGGAAGTCTGCGATGATGAGAGAGATTGTATTGCTGTTTTGGAAAGAATAAGCAGATTAGCTGATGATTCAG AACCAACTGTGAGAGCAGAGCTGATGGAGCAGGTGCCTCACATCGCCTTGTTTTGTCAAGAAAACCGGCCTGCGATCCCGTACGCTTTTTCCAAGTACTTGCTACCCATTGTGGTTAGATATCTCGCAGATCAGAATAACCAG GTCAGGAAAACGAGTCAGGCGGCCTTGCTGGCCCTGCTGGAGCAGGAGTTAATTGAGCGGTTTGATGTGGAGACCAAAGTGTGCCCCGTCCTCGTGGAGCTGACCGCCCCCGACAGCAATGACGACGTGAAGACAGAAGCTGTGGCT ATAATGTGCAAAATGGCTCCCATGGTTGGGAAGGACATCACAGAGCGTCTTATCCTCCCTAGGTTTTGTGAGATGTGCTGTGATTGCAGAATGTTTCATGTTCGaaag GTCTGTGCTGCCAATTTTGGAGATATTTGCAGCGTAGTTGGCCAGCAAGCTACTGAGGAAATGTTG CTGCCCAGGTTTTTCCAGCTCTGTTCCGATAACGTGTGGGGAGTCCGCAAGGCCTGTGCTGAGTGCTTCATGGCGGTTTCTTGTGCAACATGTCAAGAAATTCGACGGACTAAATTATCAGCACTATTTATTAATTTGATCAGTGATCCTTCACGTTGG GTTCGGCAAGCAGCTTTTCAGTCTCTGGGACCTTTCATATCTACCTTTGCTAATCCATCTAGCTCAGGCcagtattttaaagaagaaaacaaaagttcaGAAGATACATCAGTAGAAGACAAAACtag GACCAGAGATGAAGAAGTCCCAGAGGATGCACAGATCAGGCTAGAGGATGTTCCTACAGACCCCACTGTTTTTAATTCCAGTGTCAAACTGGAAGGTGCGCTGGACCCGGACATCGGTGCTGAAAGCCCTAGGAAGCCTCCAGGGGACAGCTCATTACCTTGTCCTTTGTCCTCAGAGCCTCATCAGGAGGCAGCTAGTAATGAGGATGATAAAAAGCCTGGCACCTGCAGGTCTGCCTCTCAGTTGGAGGTGGGCGCCAGTGCGCAGGACTCAGCTCCCCTGGATCAGGAGTTGTACAACTCCTTCCACTTCTGGAGGACTCCTCTTCCCGAAATAGATCTAGATGTGGAGCTGGAGCAGGGCTCTGGGAACGAACTCGGCCCCGAGGGGCTGGAGGGAACGCCGGAAGCCACCGCCCCGGCTTCTGCAAACATCACCACGGCCACCAGAAAGGAACTGGAAGAGATGATAGAAAATCTGGAGCCGCACATTGACGACCCCGACGTGAAAG ACGGATTCATCCAGCATCACTTATCGAGCACCTATTCTGTGCCAGCTACTCTTCCAGGCAGTGAATATATACCAGCAGCAGACCAGACAGAAATCCCAGCCTCAGAGAGCACAGAGG CGCAGGTGGACGTGCTGGCCGCCGCCCTGCGCGCCTCCAGCCTGGACACCTGCGACGAGGCCAGCGAGGCTGCCCGGAGGGCCCCGCAGGATGAGCTCCTTGGCTGCAGACTTGACCATGGCACCGCCGGGCCTTTGACGAGCGAGACAGTCGAG CAGAATATGGAGTCCGCCCTTCGCTATATTCATGATGATTCAGACTCGGGCACCAGTGGTGGTTTTAGCCCCGATGAGGAAAGGAGAGCTAAAGTGCAG GACGTTGTGCCCCAGGCCCTGCTGGATCAGTATCTCTCCATGACCGACCCCTCCCGGGCGCAGACAGTGGACACGGAGATCGCCAAGCACTGCGCGTACAGCCTGCCGGGCGTGGCACTGACGCTGGGCCGGCAGAACTGGCACTGCCTGCGCGAGACCTACGAGACGCTGGCCTCCGACATGCAG TGGAAAGTTCGAAGGACCTTAGCCTTCTCCATCCACGAACTTGCAGTCATCCTTGGAGATCAGTTGACAGCTGCAGATCTGGTTCcaatttttaatggatttttaaaagacctCGATGAAGTCAGGATAGGTGTCCTTAAACACTTGCATGATTTTCTGAAG CTTCTTCATATTGACAAAAGAAGAGAATATCTGTATCAACTTCAGGAGTTTTTGGTGACAGACAATAGTAGAAACTGGCGCTTTCGAGCTGAACTGGCTGA ACAGCTGATCTTACTTCTAGAGTTATACAGCCCCAGAGACATTTATGATTATCTACGCCCCATTGCCCTGAATCTGTGTGCAGATAAAGTTTCTTCTGTTCGTTGGATTTCCTACAAGTTG GTTGGCGAGATGGTGCGTAAGCTGCACCGGGCCGCGCCGCCCACCTTCGGGGTGGACCTCATCCGCGAGCTGGTGGAGAACTTCGGCCGCTGTCCCCGGTGGTCCGGGCGGCAGGCCTTCGTCTTTGTCTGCCAG ACCGTCATTGAAGATGAATGCCTGCCCATGGACCAGTTCGCTGTGCATCTGATGCCACACCTGCTCACCTTGGCAAACGACAGGGTTCCGAATGTCCGCGTGCTCCTCGCGAAGACGCTGCGACAAACTCTGCTAGAAAAAG AGTATT
- the PPP4R1 gene encoding serine/threonine-protein phosphatase 4 regulatory subunit 1 isoform X3, with product MHGQISVYIMCKMAPMVGKDITERLILPRFCEMCCDCRMFHVRKVCAANFGDICSVVGQQATEEMLLPRFFQLCSDNVWGVRKACAECFMAVSCATCQEIRRTKLSALFINLISDPSRWVRQAAFQSLGPFISTFANPSSSGQYFKEENKSSEDTSVEDKTRTRDEEVPEDAQIRLEDVPTDPTVFNSSVKLEGALDPDIGAESPRKPPGDSSLPCPLSSEPHQEAASNEDDKKPGTCRSASQLEVGASAQDSAPLDQELYNSFHFWRTPLPEIDLDVELEQGSGNELGPEGLEGTPEATAPASANITTATRKELEEMIENLEPHIDDPDVKDGFIQHHLSSTYSVPATLPGSEYIPAADQTEIPASESTEAQVDVLAAALRASSLDTCDEASEAARRAPQDELLGCRLDHGTAGPLTSETVEQNMESALRYIHDDSDSGTSGGFSPDEERRAKVQDVVPQALLDQYLSMTDPSRAQTVDTEIAKHCAYSLPGVALTLGRQNWHCLRETYETLASDMQWKVRRTLAFSIHELAVILGDQLTAADLVPIFNGFLKDLDEVRIGVLKHLHDFLKLLHIDKRREYLYQLQEFLVTDNSRNWRFRAELAEQLILLLELYSPRDIYDYLRPIALNLCADKVSSVRWISYKLVGEMVRKLHRAAPPTFGVDLIRELVENFGRCPRWSGRQAFVFVCQTVIEDECLPMDQFAVHLMPHLLTLANDRVPNVRVLLAKTLRQTLLEKEYFLTSASCHQEAVEQTIMALQMDCDSDVKYFASIHPASTKISEDAMSTASSTY from the exons ATGCATGGGCAGATCTCCGTTTAT ATAATGTGCAAAATGGCTCCCATGGTTGGGAAGGACATCACAGAGCGTCTTATCCTCCCTAGGTTTTGTGAGATGTGCTGTGATTGCAGAATGTTTCATGTTCGaaag GTCTGTGCTGCCAATTTTGGAGATATTTGCAGCGTAGTTGGCCAGCAAGCTACTGAGGAAATGTTG CTGCCCAGGTTTTTCCAGCTCTGTTCCGATAACGTGTGGGGAGTCCGCAAGGCCTGTGCTGAGTGCTTCATGGCGGTTTCTTGTGCAACATGTCAAGAAATTCGACGGACTAAATTATCAGCACTATTTATTAATTTGATCAGTGATCCTTCACGTTGG GTTCGGCAAGCAGCTTTTCAGTCTCTGGGACCTTTCATATCTACCTTTGCTAATCCATCTAGCTCAGGCcagtattttaaagaagaaaacaaaagttcaGAAGATACATCAGTAGAAGACAAAACtag GACCAGAGATGAAGAAGTCCCAGAGGATGCACAGATCAGGCTAGAGGATGTTCCTACAGACCCCACTGTTTTTAATTCCAGTGTCAAACTGGAAGGTGCGCTGGACCCGGACATCGGTGCTGAAAGCCCTAGGAAGCCTCCAGGGGACAGCTCATTACCTTGTCCTTTGTCCTCAGAGCCTCATCAGGAGGCAGCTAGTAATGAGGATGATAAAAAGCCTGGCACCTGCAGGTCTGCCTCTCAGTTGGAGGTGGGCGCCAGTGCGCAGGACTCAGCTCCCCTGGATCAGGAGTTGTACAACTCCTTCCACTTCTGGAGGACTCCTCTTCCCGAAATAGATCTAGATGTGGAGCTGGAGCAGGGCTCTGGGAACGAACTCGGCCCCGAGGGGCTGGAGGGAACGCCGGAAGCCACCGCCCCGGCTTCTGCAAACATCACCACGGCCACCAGAAAGGAACTGGAAGAGATGATAGAAAATCTGGAGCCGCACATTGACGACCCCGACGTGAAAG ACGGATTCATCCAGCATCACTTATCGAGCACCTATTCTGTGCCAGCTACTCTTCCAGGCAGTGAATATATACCAGCAGCAGACCAGACAGAAATCCCAGCCTCAGAGAGCACAGAGG CGCAGGTGGACGTGCTGGCCGCCGCCCTGCGCGCCTCCAGCCTGGACACCTGCGACGAGGCCAGCGAGGCTGCCCGGAGGGCCCCGCAGGATGAGCTCCTTGGCTGCAGACTTGACCATGGCACCGCCGGGCCTTTGACGAGCGAGACAGTCGAG CAGAATATGGAGTCCGCCCTTCGCTATATTCATGATGATTCAGACTCGGGCACCAGTGGTGGTTTTAGCCCCGATGAGGAAAGGAGAGCTAAAGTGCAG GACGTTGTGCCCCAGGCCCTGCTGGATCAGTATCTCTCCATGACCGACCCCTCCCGGGCGCAGACAGTGGACACGGAGATCGCCAAGCACTGCGCGTACAGCCTGCCGGGCGTGGCACTGACGCTGGGCCGGCAGAACTGGCACTGCCTGCGCGAGACCTACGAGACGCTGGCCTCCGACATGCAG TGGAAAGTTCGAAGGACCTTAGCCTTCTCCATCCACGAACTTGCAGTCATCCTTGGAGATCAGTTGACAGCTGCAGATCTGGTTCcaatttttaatggatttttaaaagacctCGATGAAGTCAGGATAGGTGTCCTTAAACACTTGCATGATTTTCTGAAG CTTCTTCATATTGACAAAAGAAGAGAATATCTGTATCAACTTCAGGAGTTTTTGGTGACAGACAATAGTAGAAACTGGCGCTTTCGAGCTGAACTGGCTGA ACAGCTGATCTTACTTCTAGAGTTATACAGCCCCAGAGACATTTATGATTATCTACGCCCCATTGCCCTGAATCTGTGTGCAGATAAAGTTTCTTCTGTTCGTTGGATTTCCTACAAGTTG GTTGGCGAGATGGTGCGTAAGCTGCACCGGGCCGCGCCGCCCACCTTCGGGGTGGACCTCATCCGCGAGCTGGTGGAGAACTTCGGCCGCTGTCCCCGGTGGTCCGGGCGGCAGGCCTTCGTCTTTGTCTGCCAG ACCGTCATTGAAGATGAATGCCTGCCCATGGACCAGTTCGCTGTGCATCTGATGCCACACCTGCTCACCTTGGCAAACGACAGGGTTCCGAATGTCCGCGTGCTCCTCGCGAAGACGCTGCGACAAACTCTGCTAGAAAAAG AGTATT